In the genome of Aspergillus luchuensis IFO 4308 DNA, chromosome 2, nearly complete sequence, one region contains:
- the PZF1 gene encoding C2H2-type zinc finger protein (COG:K;~EggNog:ENOG410PIPG;~InterPro:IPR036236,IPR013087;~PFAM:PF00096): MAQKRKASGDLPNAKRLQSRTTLDDVDPIYEEKHSDPEYDFSDDSSVASGSLHETPATPMSTISARYPSELKTHRCPFEGCTKAFNRPARLQEHLRSHNNERLFRCTHDDCDKTFLRASHLSHHIKSAHTGIRDYVCDRPGCGKSFVTGSRLRRHIAAHDGRDKYRCTEFPPCDETFRKHSTLQKHIMSVHLKQKPFSCPHIDPTTGQKCPMAFDTAGHLRAHESRIHTEKRFTCTECTQQAEQANPSSSETPAPTTSTFPTYALLQAHIRTVHPPQCPNCNLICSTARELRRHLEVSHGNVSLEERKVFPCTIPGCDSSFTKKGNLTVHIRTVHQGEKRFVCGETDLSMSKRVVGWTGADGCGKRYGSKLALEEHIRTAHLGFPNAKAERRQRLGLNKTPDSHQTGPSALAALTGEGYAEETGRQITCFIEGCPHRFHRNYDLWVHMGSKHGCTEDEIRDMFMQRALLADSNEPVTGDMFGIYGLEFDNDDSSAPYEPYILHADAKSGLYTMGNGGDPTTNENNPGDFPSNFADAMIQDVDVDVLPPSAASSSSKIPSADDMAMIDPLLAYNMADS, translated from the exons ATGGCTCAGAAGCGAAAAGCCTCGGGGGATCTCCCCAACGCGAAGCGGCTACAAAGCCGGACAACGCTGGACGATGTCG ACCCAATATATGAAGAAAAACACTCGGACCCCGAGTATGACTTTTCGGATGACTCCAGTGTCGCTAGCGGTAGTCTTCACGAGACACCAGCTACTCCAATGTCGACTATATCCGCTAGATATCCTTCAGAGCTGAAAACTCACCGCTGCCCTTTCGAAGGTTGCACGAAGGCCTTCAACCGTCCAGCACGACTACAGGAACACCTGCGCTCACACAACAATGAACGACTCTTCCGATGTACCCACGACGATTGCGATAAGACGTTTCTTCGAGCATCGCATCTGAGCCATCACATTAAAAGCGCCCATACCGGAATCAGAGACTACGTATGCGATCGCCCCGGATGTGGGAAGAGCTTCGTAACTGGCTCACGTCTTCGTCGACACATAGCTGCTCATGATGGCAGAGACAAGTACCGCTGCACAGAATTTCCGCCCTGCGATGAGACCTTCCGGAAACACTCGACGCTCCAAAAACACATCATGAGCGTGCATTTGAAACAGAAACCCTTCTCTTGCCCGCACATCGACCCGACTACCGGCCAGAAATGCCCAATGGCATTTGACACCGCAGGACACCTTCGAGCTCATGAAAGTCGCATCCACACCGAGAAACGGTTCACCTGCACGGAGTGTACCCAGCAGGCCGAGCAGgcaaacccatcatcatccgagaCTCCCGCTCCCACCACATCAACATTCCCGACTTACGCCCTCCTCCAAGCTCACATCCGAACAGTCCACCCCCCACAATGTCCCAATTGCAACCTGATCTGTTCCACAGCCCGAGAACTCCGCCGTCATCTAGAAGTCAGCCACGGCAACGTGAGTCTAGAAGAGCGAAAAGTCTTCCCCTGCACCATACCCGGTTGCGACAGCAGCTTCACCAAGAAGGGCAACCTAACTGTGCATATCCGCACCGTTCACCAAGGCGAAAAGCGCTTCGTCTGCGGCGAGACCGACCTGTCCATGTCCAAGCGAGTCGTCGGCTGGACAGGCGCCGACGGCTGCGGAAAACGCTACGGAAGTAAACTCGCCCTCGAGGAGCACATTCGCACCGCACATCTCGGCTTCCCCAACGCCAAAGCCGAGCGCCGACAGCGTCTAGGTCTGAACAAGACACCGGACTCTCACCAAACCGGTCCGTCCGCATTGGCCGCTCTCACAGGTGAAGGTTATGCCGAAGAAACCGGCCGACAGATCACCTGCTTCATCGAAGGCTGTCCACACCGGTTCCACCGGAACTACGATCTGTGGGTCCATATGGGCAGTAAGCACGGGTGCACTGAGGACGAGATCCGCGATATGTTCATGCAGCGCGCACTACTGGCGGACAGCAATGAGCCCGTGACCGGCGACATGTTTGGTATTTATGGACTCGAGTTCGATAACGATGACTCCTCCGCTCCTTATGAACCGTATATCTTGCATGCGGATGCAAAATCTGGTCTATACACGATGGGCAATGGTGGTGACCCTACAACTAATGAAAATAACCCCGGCGACTTTCCCAGCAACTTTGCTGATGCTATGATTCAAGATGTCGATGTCgatgttcttcctccttctg
- the RPB6 gene encoding DNA-directed RNA polymerase core subunit RPO26 (BUSCO:EOG09265552;~COG:K;~EggNog:ENOG410PQRP;~InterPro:IPR012293,IPR028363,IPR006111,IPR006110, IPR020708,IPR036161;~PFAM:PF01192;~go_component: GO:0005634 - nucleus [Evidence IEA];~go_component: GO:0005665 - RNA polymerase II, core complex [Evidence IEA];~go_function: GO:0003677 - DNA binding [Evidence IEA];~go_function: GO:0003899 - DNA-directed 5'-3' RNA polymerase activity [Evidence IEA];~go_process: GO:0006351 - transcription, DNA-templated [Evidence IEA]), whose protein sequence is MSDYGDHDAEETYDYEPEQEYDDNEPEDFLNPEDVDVAEGGADEYGEGSYAPAVNGNHIVASGDPNAGYAGKVMEQTREKKVPNDQRQTTPYMTKYERARVLGTRALQISMNAPVLVDLEGETDPLQIAIKELNQKKIPLIVRRYLPDGWYEDWTCEELL, encoded by the exons ATGTCTGACTACGGAGACCACGATGCTGAGGAAAC TTACGACTACGAGCCGGAGCAGGAGTACGATGACAACGAGCCCGAAGATTTCCTAAACCCCGAGGATGTCGATGTCGCAGAAGGAGGCGCCGATGAATATGGCGAAGGCTCATACGCGCCTGCTGTCAACGGAAACCACATTGTCGCTTCAGGCGACCCGAATGCGGGGTATGCGGGCAAGGTCATGGAGCAGAcgcgggagaagaaggtcccGAACGACCAGCGCCAGACAACTCCATACATGACCAAGTACGAGCGCGCGCGTGTCCTGGGTACTCGGGCCCTGCAGATCAG TATGAACGCCCCGGTGCTCGTCGATCTCGAGGGCGAGACGGATCCTCTACAGATTGCCATCAAGGAgttgaaccagaagaagatcccaCTGATTGTGCGGAGATATCTTCCCGACGGATG GTACGAGGACTGGACTTGCGAAGAATTACTCTAG
- a CDS encoding MCT family MFS transporter (COG:G;~EggNog:ENOG410Q17K;~InterPro:IPR020846,IPR011701,IPR036259;~PFAM:PF07690;~TransMembrane:12 (i48-68o88-110i117-136o142-163i175-194o206-226i247-267o273-292i313-333o339-364i376-397o403-424i);~go_function: GO:0022857 - transmembrane transporter activity [Evidence IEA];~go_process: GO:0055085 - transmembrane transport [Evidence IEA]) gives MGTNADYDEKAVAESLTANNNGDCHELPTPSEEKPSEEPIFDTGFKSWIQVLGSFFLFFNSWGVINTWGAFQTYYEQDLLSDMSSSSIAWIGSLQAFLLMLFGVVTGPLFDAGYFRALLTFGSIMLPFGLMMTSLATKFWQLILAQGIVIGLSAGCLFVPSVAILPQYFKKRRGLANGLAASGSSIGGVIYPIMFDQLQHKVGFPWATRAIGFLCFGTCCISYSIMRMRFQPTEKRKLVQLAAFKEPHFVMFCIGMFLGFLGFYNFLFYIQSYAIDTGIVGSTLGFYLLSMLNAGSTIGRICPNFIADHTGPLNVLTPAATATAILAFAWIGVHNAPGIIVLSVLYGLCSGGFVSLPPVVMVTLTKDIRDLGTRLGMVFAITSVGLLIGTPIGGAILSNSGSYLGVQLFTACCLITSASVFAALRFSRSSMRLIARV, from the exons ATGGGGACCAATGCTGATTACGACGAGAAGGCTGTTGCGGAATCCCTCACTGCAAACAACAATGGCGACTGCCATGAACTTCCTACTCCGTCAGAGGAGAAACCCTCAGAGGAACCGATCTTCGATACCGGCTTCAAGTCATGGATCCAAGTGCTaggctctttcttcctcttcttcaactcatG GGGTGTCATTAACACCTGGGGTGCGTTCCAAACGTATTATGAGCAGGACTTGTTGTCGGACATGTCATCGTCCAGCATCGCCTGGATTGGCTCACTCCAGGCTTTCCTACTCATGCTTTTTGGTGTGGTGACAGGACCTCTCTTCGATGCAGGCTATTTCCGTGCTCTGCTCACGTTTGGAAGCATCATGCTTCCCTttgggttgatgatgaccagtCTTGCTACCAAGTTCTGGCAGCTGATCCTGGCCCAAGGTATCGTTATTGGTCTGTCTGCCGGATGTCTGTTCGTCCCATCCGTCGCCATTTTGCCTCAGTACTTCAAGAAGAGACGTGGTCTGGCCAACGGCCTGGCCGCTTCGGGCAGCAGTATCGGGGGTGTGATCTACCCGATCATGTTTGACCAGCTACAGCACAAGGTCGGCTTTCCCTGGGCAACTAGAGCTATCGGCTTCCTTTGTTTCGGAACTTGCTGCATCTCATACAGCATCATGCGTATGCGCTTCCAGCCGACAGAGAAGCGCAAGCTGGTCCAGTTGGCTGCCTTCAAGGAACCGCATTTTGTGATGTTTTGCATTGGCATGTTCCTGGGTTTCCTTGGATTCTacaacttcctcttctatATCCAGTCCTATGCCATCGACACCGGAATTGTTGGTTCCACCCTCGGATTCTATCTGCTCTCCATGCTGAATGCGGGGTCCACCATTGGACGTATCTGTCCGAACTTCATCGCAGACCACACGGGTCCCCTGAACGTCCTCACTCCTGCAGCTACCGCTACCGCTATTCTTGCCTTCGCTTGGATCGGAGTCCACAATGCGCCAGGCATCATCGTTCTCTCCGTACTGTATGGTCTCTGCTCCGGCGGTTTCGTGTCACTTCCGCCGGTCGTGATGGTGACTCTGACCAAGGACATCCGGGACCTGGGAACTCGTCTAGGCATGGTGTTCGCAATCACCTCTGTCGGACTGCTGATCGGTACGCCTATCGGCGGAGCCATCTTGAGCAACTCGGGCAGCTACCTGGGAGTGCAGCTCTTCACAGCTTGCTGTCTCATCACGTCTGCCTCCGTCTTTGCCGCGCTGAGATTCTCTCGCTCGAGTATGAGACTGATCGCGCGTGTGTGA
- a CDS encoding peptide alpha-N-acetyltransferase complex B subunit NAT3 (BUSCO:EOG09264ABT;~COG:S;~EggNog:ENOG410PNTA;~InterPro:IPR000182,IPR016181;~PFAM:PF13673,PF00583;~go_function: GO:0008080 - N-acetyltransferase activity [Evidence IEA]) encodes MSSIRRMSPTDLLSLNLTNLDPLTENYDLGFYLNYLMRWPSLFSSVQDRQEGIVGYIMGKLEEQPASMRHSEHYTPWHGHITVLTVAPAWRRLGHARRLTERLEQGSDINDAWFVDLYVRAGNKVAVGMYKGMGYSVFRRVVNYYSDDPTGFSDSGEDAFDMRKPCSRDKKLQHIRENGEEFLVDPIHVS; translated from the exons ATGAGTTCCATCCGGCGCATGTCCCCAACGGACCTCCTGTCCCTCAACCTCACCAACCTTGACCCATTGACCGAAAACTACGACCTCGGATTCTACCTCAATTACCTCATGCGATGGCCCTCCCTCTTTAGCAGCGTTCAGGATCGCCAGGAAGGCATCGTAGGTTACA TCATGGGCAAGCTCGAAGAACAACCCGCCTCGATGCGCCATTCCGAACACTACACGCCCTGGCACGGCCACATTACCGTTTTAACCGTTGCGCCCGCATGGCGCCGTCTCGGCCACGCGCGTCGTCTCACCGAACGTCTGGAACAGGGCTCCGATATCAACGATGCCTGGTTTGTCGATCTCTATGTACGAGCGGGGAATAAAGTTGCCGTGGGGATGTATAAGGGCATGGG ATACTCCGTCTTCCGCCGAGTAGTAAACTACTACAGTGACGATCCAACAGGCTTCTCGGATTCAGGTGAAGATGCCTTTGATATGCGCAAGCCGTGCAGTCGCGATAAGAAACTCCAGCATATTCGggagaatggggaggagttcTTGGTGGATCCGATTCATGTTTCGTAG